The genomic window GTGCAGCAGCACCTATGGCAGTAGCAGCAGGACCAGTAGCTGGTGGAGAAGCAGAAGCTGCTGAAGAGCAAACTGAATTTGATGTCATCTTAGAATCACCTGGAGATAAGAAAATTAATGTTATCAAAGTAGTTAGAGAAATAACTGGTCTTGGATTAAAAGAAGCTAAAGCTTTAGTTGATGAAGCACCAAACCCGGTAA from Candidatus Syntrophocurvum alkaliphilum includes these protein-coding regions:
- the rplL gene encoding 50S ribosomal protein L7/L12 — encoded protein: MSKVQEVIDIVKDLTVLELSELVKALEDEFGVSAAAPMAVAAGPVAGGEAEAAEEQTEFDVILESPGDKKINVIKVVREITGLGLKEAKALVDEAPNPVKEKIGKEEAEEIKGKIEEAGGKIELK